The nucleotide window GGACCACGCGTTCGTCTCCTGGCAGTACGAGAACGGCGTCCACGGCATCGCCGCGACCGGCGACGACGTCCCGCTCTCGGGTGGGCCGTTCGACTTCTACGACTGCTGGCACCGGCTCGTCGGCACGGAGGGGGTCATCGAACTCGGCCGGTTCGAGGGGCCGTCGCTGCGCTACCGGCGCGACGGCGAAAGCTGGACGGCCATCGAGGTCGAGGACGAGTTCGACGGCCGGGTCGACCTCGCCATCGACGACGTGGTTCGGGCCCTCTCCTCCGGTGCGGAGACGGAGCTTCGCGCCGAGCACGCGCTCAACACGACGGAGATCCTGTTCGCCGGCCACGAGTCCTCGCGGCGGCGTGGCCGAGTCGACCTTCCGTTGGAGATAGACGACCACCCGCTGGAGTCGCTCATCGAGGCTGGCGAGGTCGAACCGACGGTGTCCGACGATCGGCCGCCGCACCCCTCGGAGGGGTAGACGACCTCTAGAGTCGAAGTCTCGATGGCCAAGTGAAACCAGTCACGAGGGCAGTGTCCTCACTGTTCAACTGTAGGATCGACTCGACGCGGTTGTCGTTCTTGCAAGGTAACATTCACAACCGTCCTATCCTGCAAGTTCCTCAGGTTCAGACGGGTTTGCGGAAGACGGACGTTCCCGGAGGGGGCTTCTCCCTGAACGTGTATCGTGGAGCCTCCACAGTTACCGCCTACCGTTGTTCGACCGTAGCCCCACGATCCTGATCGGAAGGTCGCCGGCTTCGAGGTTCAACTGGAGACGGCTCCCGCCGCCGGACGTACTACCGTACGTAACGACATCATCATTCCCGACGAGCCGCGCTGCTCTGCGCATATCGTCGTAAATGGTCGTCCGGTCGACGTTCGGGTGCTGGAGCGCCCTCCCGGCTTCCTCACGGTCCGCCGACGCCCTCGCCTGCCGTCCTCGATCGCGCTCTTTCTTAGCTGCACGGCGGTGGTTTCGTCTTCCGAATGCTCGCCGTTCAAGCTAAACACCCCCTCGTATCGCTACTAAAGAGAAGTGCGGAGCGGTGACTCTGGGGTGTGATTATATCGGCATATAGAGGGTCCGAAGAGTGCCGGGGGCGGGCTCCGAACCCGCGATCTCCGCATATCCCAGGTACGAGGCTCGGCGGGCCTCGTGGGGCGGAGGCTTCCAAGGCGGTCCGCACCGAATCTCGAAACCCTATGAGTGCGGCGCTATGTCCAGCTAAGCCACCCCGGCTCACTCGAAGTTGGCGCGGTGAGACCCTTTAAGCTTCCCATCTCCCCCGACCGCGGGACGGCGCCGCCTCCGCCCCGCCCCCGCCGACCCACCGGTTTTAAGCCGTGGCCCCGGTCAATCCGAGGCATGAGTCTTCCGGAACTGGTCCAGCGGGAGATGGGCGAGGAGGACCCCGTCGCCCGGGTCTCCCTCGGGGGGGACGACGAGCTGTTCGTCACCCCCACGCGGACGCTCATCTACCGCGGCGAGGGGCTCCTCTCCGACGAGACCGTCGACGAGTACCCCCACAGCGCAGAACGCGTCGCGGTGTCCGAGTCGCGACGCAAGGCGAAACTGACCCTCGATTACGGCCTCGACGGCGAGCAGTCGTTCAACATCCCGCGCAAGAAACTCGACGGCGTGCTCCACCCCGTCATCGCCGGTGTCCTCGCCGCGTCCGACATCACGGAGGCCGGCGAGACCGTCGAGCGCACGTTCCGCTTCTCCGACCTGACGCTGGTCGTGACGAGCGCGCGTGTCGTCAAGCACATCGGCGCGGCAGTCTGGGACGAGGAGTACGAGGAGTTCCCGTACGACGACGTGACCGACCTCACCTTCGAGGAGGGGAGCGTCGCCACCTCGATCGTGCTCTCGGTGAACGGCCGGCAGGAACGGTTCAAGGCGCCGGCCGAGGACGCCCGCGCCGTCCGCGAGACGCTCACGGACGCCATCACGACGTTCTACGGCGTGGACTCGCTGGAGGCGTTCCGCGCGCTCTCGGCCGACGCGGAGGGCGAGGATGAGGAGCCCCGCGGCGAGGTCGACTTCGGCGACGGGCCGGACCCGCTCTCCGCGGAGCCCGCCGAGATCGACAGCCCCGAGAACGCGACCCGGGAGGATCCGCTGGACGAACCGGTCGGCGGCGACTCGCCGGCCGGCGTCGCCGAGGAACCCGCGGAGGACGACCCCACGGACGTCGGGAGCGGTCCGACGGTGGGCGCGACGACCGCGACGACCGCAGCGACGGAGCCGCGGGCCGAGGACGACGCCTTCGAGGAGAGCGGCTTCCAGGTGGCCGAGCCGACCGACGACGCCGCCGAGCAACTGGCCGCGCTCCGCCAGCAGGTCGAGGAGCAGAACGACCGGCTCGACCGCCAGTCGGAACTCATCGAACAGCTCATCGAGGAGCTCCGCCGCGGTCGATAACGGGACCCGGCAACCGGCGTCCCCCGACTACTCTTCAGCAACCGCCTCGCGCCGACTCACTCCCGGCCCAGCACCTTCCTGACACACGAGGAGCCGAAGGGTCCCAGTTCCCCCGACTCGAACGTCACGAAGTGGCCGGTCGAGATGCCCGTCCCGCAGCGTCGACAGGAGAAGTCGCCCTCCCTCGTGACGACCTGCGACCCGAACCGGACGAACGACCCGCCGCGCCGTGTCCGGACCGTCGCGCCGTCGCGGTCGATGACGCCCCGGTCGTCCGCCTCGTCGAGGATGTCCCGCGTGAGCGTCGGCTCGGTCGTCACCGCCTCGATGCGGTCCATCGCGTCCGCGAGGGAGAGCTCGTCGTCCTCGAGGTGTTCGAGGAGTTCGACGCCGAGTTCGACGGTCTCGGCGCGGGTTCGCTTCGGCGGCACGGTTTCGTACCGATGTTTTCGAGGGACGGCTTAAACGTCGCGCCGAACGCGGAGGTCCGATTCGCGGAATCGGCGCGGAGGCGAATCTCGACGACCTCGAAAGTCCCACCCGGCGGTCGATCGGGTCGAACGACGCGGTCCTGATTCCGGACGCGTGACGATGGAAATCAGCCGGCAGGCGCGCGGCGGCCGCTCAGAAGGCGCGGGAGTCGAGCGCCGCGGGGGCTCTCCAGGCCACCGCTATCGTCGACCCTCCCCTGCTACCCGTCGAACATCAACGAACGATCGACCGTACCCCTTTTGCCCCGCCACACCCACCCGAGAGCGTGAACCGTCGCGCCCTCGCCGCGGGCCTGCTGGCGCTCGTCGTCGTGGCGCTGGCGTGGCTCTCCTCGCCGGACCTCCTCCTCTCGCGGCTCGAGTGGCTCACCGCCGACCCGGTCCGGCTGGGGCTCGCGCTCTGCCTGCTGGCCGTCGTCCGCCCGCTGCTCGCGTGGCCGACGTCGCTGCTGGCGGTGCTGGCCGGTTACGGCTACGGGCTCGCCGGCGCCCCGTTCGCGCTGCTGCTCATCACCGCCACGAGCGTCCCGCCGTACCTGCTCGCGCTGCGCGGCCGGGACGGCTGGGGCGACGGCCGGGCCTCGGCGCTGACTCGGCGGGCGGCCGACGCGGGCGAGCGCGCCGTCTCGGTCGCCGGCGGCTTCCGGTCGGTGGCCGCCTCGCGGCTGGTCCCGACGCCGTCTGACGCCGTCAGCGTCGCCGCCGGCCTCGCGGGCGTTCGTCCCAGGCCGTACCTCGCCGGCACCGCGGTCGGCGAGGTCCCCTGGGCGATCGCCGGCACCGTCGCCGGCGCCTCGGCGGGGCGACTCGCGAGCGGCGGGGTGAGCGCGGTGGTCGACGCGCGACTCGTCGCCGCGGCGGCGCTCGCCGCGTTCCTGTTGCTCGCGGGGCCGGCGGTCCGGCGCTACTCGTCGTCCCACCCGGAGTCCTGAGTCGGCTCCCCTGCGTCCTCGTGGTCACGGCCCGAGTTCTCGTCGGGGTCGCGAGCCATCGCGAGCGCGTCGCCGTCGTCGTAGAAGCCCGGCCTTCGACCCGTGACCGCGAAGCCGAGCTTCCGGTACAGTTCGAGCGCAGGCTCGTTGTCGGGGGCGACGAGGAGGGTGACGGTCTCGTCCGCGTCGTCGACGACGCGGCGGAGCAGTTCCGCTGCGCGGCCCTCGCGGCGGTGGTCGGGGTGGACGACCAGTTCCGCGACGTGGACGCCGTCGCCCCCGACCGGAACGACGTAGCCGACTGGGGTCCCGTCCGCGACGCTCACGAGCACGTCGCCGGTCCGGAGCCCGTGGGAGAGAAGTTCGGAGCTCGGCTCGTGGAGGTGCGCCTGGAGCCCCGCGAGCGCGGGCTCGTCGGCCGGTCGACCCTGTCGAACGCGGGTCACGCGAGGGGGATCGCGAGCGCGCTCCCGGCGAGCGCTCCGGCGAGCGTCGCGAGGAAATTGACGGTCTGGTTCGTCAGCCTGCTGCCCTCGACTGTCGCGCCGAGCAGGCTGTCGACGGTCATCCCGATGACACCCCCGCCGGTGACGACGGCGAGCGCGAGGATCGGGTCCCCAAGGGGCATCGACAGCGCGGCGATGCCGCCGACGAGCGCCGAGCCGACGAGGCCGGCGAGTTCGCCCTGCCAGGTGACCGCGCCGTCCGTGCCCGGTTCGACGCGCTCGAACGTGGTGACGAGCCGCGGGTCGTCGTACAGGCCGCCGAACTCCGAGGAGAGCGTGTCGGCCATCGCCGCCGCGACCGAGCCGGCGAACGCGAACGCGAGCAGCGTCGGCGCGACGTCGGCGAGCGGGATTCCGGGATCGAGCAGGTGGACGGCGACCGCGTAGCCCACGACGGTGAACAGCGCGACCGAGGCGTTCCCGAGGACGTTCCCTGTGCCGCGGGCGCCGTCGTTCTCCTCGGCGACGCCGCGAGCCTCCTTCTCCTCGTAGCGGTACTTCGTCGCGAGCGCGCCGACCGAGAAGAACGAGATCAGCACGGCGAACCAGCCGTAGCCGCCGAGGACGACCGAGACGGCCGCGAGCAGGACGCCCGTGAGCATCCCAGGGACCGAGGCCGCGTCCAGCGCGTAGGACACCCAGCCGAGCGCGACCGCGAGGCCGAGGCCGACCGCGACGAGCCGCGCCGGTACGGTCCCGGTGAGCGCGGCGAACAGCCAGAGGATGAAGCCGACCGAGACCATCACGAGCGGGTCGTCACGGCCGAACAGGATGGAGCGGAGCAGCGCGGCGATGAGCGACCCGACGGCCGCGAGGAAGGTGTACTTCGGAAGCGCCGCGACGGCGAACTCGCTCGCCGCGGCCGCGACGAACGCCTGGCCGAGGGTGCCCGCGACGGTGCCGACGGTGACGAATCCCGCGACGACGGCGAACTCGTCGGTCGTGACGTCGCGGACGAACTCGCGGCCGAGGTTGCCGTACGCGAGCGTGAGGACGGCGGCGGCGAACACGGTGCCGGGGAGCGGCGGCGCCTGCGGGTAGTCGACCGTGAGGATGCCGAGGGCGGCGGCGGCGAGCGTGAACCCGGCCAGTCCGTTGAGCCGTCGGTCCTCGTGGTCGCCGGGGCGGGCGAACAGTTCGAAGACGGGTCCGTCCTCGATGACGAAGGCGGCGAGGACGGCGACTGCGGCGAAGGGGGCGGCGGCGGCCGGCCCGAGCGCGGGCGCGGCGAGCACCAGCGTCGCGACGGCGGCGAACGCCCCGGCACGCCGAAGTCGGTGAGTCACGTGGACCGGTATCGCGGACGCGCACTTAACGCTCCCGACATGGTACCTCGCGGGTGATTTCGGCTCCGGAGGGAGCGACGACGACCGGACAGGTTTTTGCCGAACGCTCGCGGAGGTGGCAATCAGTGGGCATCTACGACACCTATCTCGCGCTCCGTCACCGGCGCCTCGGCGCCGACCCGCCGCGGCACGTCGCGCTCGTCATCACCGAGCGCGACCTCCTCGAGCAGGGCGCCTACGAGACGCTGGAGGACGTGCTCGGCTGGGCGTTCGAGTACGGCGCCGAGCGCGTCACCGTCTCGGTCTCGGTGCTCGACGAGGCGGTCGTCGACACCCTCGCACGCGAACTCGCCGAGGTGGAGTCGCCCCGCCCCGTCGCGGTCCGGACCCCGGACGACACCGAGCGCGCGGACGCGCCGGTCCGGGTGAACATCGGCCTCGGCGGGAAACGGGAGTTCGCCGCCGCGGTCCGGGAGATCGCCGAGGCCGTCGAGGAGGGGGAACTGTCGCCCGAGGACGTCGACGGGGCGGACATCGAGGAGCGACTCGTCTTCCCGGAGGAGCCCGATTTGGTGGTCAAGACGGGCGCCGAGCGGCTCTCCGACTTCCTGATCTGGCAGTCGGTGTACTCCGAACTGTACTTCACCGACGTGAACTGGCGCGACTTCCGGCTTCGCGACTACTTGCGGGCGGTGCTGGACTACCAGAACCGACAGCGGCGGTTCGGGCGGTAGCGAGGGCCACTCGCGAGTCGCCCCGGTCCCGCTCACGGCCGGTCGATGGTCGCGCGGCCAGGTCGAGGTTTTTCAGGGATGACGAGCCATCCCACTCGTGGTATTCACGTACGTCAGGTGGAAACGGGGCCTGGTCGCCGGCGTCGCGTGCTATCTCGCCGGCTACCTCGCGATGTTCACGCTCCGGCCCGGAACCGTCCGGCGGGCGATGGCGACGACGACGGCCACGACGGGCCACCGACTCCCGCCCCTGGCCGCCAGCGTTCCGTCGGACGTCCCGCGGTGGAAGGTGCTCGCGTGGCTCTGGCACGGGAGCCTGTTCTCCCCGATGGCGACCCACTACCCCGCGATGGGCGGGACGTGGAACGTAAACCCGATGGCGGGCATCGCGGACACCCACTGGTACCTGTTCGCGCTCGCGCCGGCGCACCTGTTCGTCGCGGGGTTCGTGGTCGTGCTCGTCTCGTGGACGCCGAAACCGAGATGCGAGTTCTACACGGGCGCGACGACGGTCCTCGGCTTCTTCCTCTGCTGTTACGCCGGCAGCGTGTACTTCTGCACGGACCAGGTGCCGACGGACGGGCCGGACCTCCTGACGAGCGCGTACCGTGCCGGGCTGCTCTATCCGGTCGCGTTCGGCGGGCTGGGCGGGCTTCTCGGGAAGCGGGTCAAGTCGTACTTCGGCATCACACACGAGATACCGCCCGAGGAGCTCTGGAAGTACGACAACCTGCGAACCGACGAGGAACGGCGGTGGGAGTGAGGTGTCGATCCCGTTCGAATCTCACGGGCGACGGAAGAACTACATACGGGCTCGTGCGAGCCGAATTAATGGCGTTCACCCACGTCCCGCTCCGGCGCTCGGCCGCGCTCGGCCTCGCCGCCGCCCTCCTCGGCTACCTCCCCGCGTTCGCCCTCGCGACGCTCCGACGATCCGCCATGCTGGCCGTCGAACTCCCCGGCGACCTCCGCGACCCGGCACCGATGCGCGAGGTGCTCGAACCGGGGACCGCGACTGCGGCCGGGTGGCTCTGGTACAACGCCCACCTCGTACCCACGTCGGTGCCGACGACCGACGTGCTCGCCGGGCGGGCGACGCTGACGAACGTCAACTTCCTCAACGCCGTCGGCGGGGTCGCGTTCCTCCTCTACCTCGTTCCCCCGGTCCTGCTCGTCGCCGCGGGGTACGCCTTCGTCCGCTCCGACGGTATCGGGCTCTCGATGGCCGTCAGCGGCGGTGCGAGCGTCGCGGTCGGCTACACGCCGCTGCTGGTGCTCGGCGCGTTCCTGATCACCGCCCCCGCCGCGGAGCACGTGGCCGCCGGGCCTGCCGGTATCCCCAGCCTGTTCGCCGCACTCGTCTACCCGGTCGTCTTCGGCGCGCTCGGCGGAGTTCTGGCGAAGAAACGCGTCCAAGCGATCGAGGCCGCCGACGAGGAGGGAGACGCCGGAGAAGGGACGACCGAGACGACCTGATTCAGTCCGCCGTCCCGCCCTTCGACTCCAGCGCCTCCTCCACTTCGGCGGCGTCGCCGCTGGGGAGCGTCTCGCGCAGGCGCGTCGCCACGGCCCGGGCCGCCTCCGTCTCGGTCGCCGCGAGCGAGCGGACGAGCGCGACCGCGCGCTTCGTGCGGGCGCGGCGCCACGACTCCTCGCGGGCCTCGTACGTCCGGATGCCCCGGAGGAGGTCGACCTTCGAGAACTCCGGCCAGAACGGCGTACAGAAGAACACCGCCGCCTCGTTGCCGTTGGCGTGCCAGGGGAGGAAGTTCGAGGTTCGCTCGTCGCCGCCGGTCCGGATGATGAGGTCCACGTCGCGGACGGGGCTGCGGTAGAGGCGGGACTCCACCTCGTCCACGTCGACGTCGGTCGCGGCGAGGCTCCCGTCGGCCACGTCGCCGGCGACCTCCCGGACGGCGCCGAGCAGTTCGTTCCGGCCGCCGTACGCCAGCGCGATGTTGAGGGTGAAGCCGTCGTAGCCGTCGGTCCGGCGCTCCGCGTAGTCCACGGCCGCGCGGACCCGGTCAGGGAGCATCGCCACGTCGCCGAGCGCGCGGATGCACACCTCCTGGTCGTGGACGCGGTCGGCGTCGGCGAACTCTCGGAGCTTCGACTCGAGGAGGTCGAACAGGGGGGCCAGTTCCTCGTCCGGGCGGTCGAAGTTCTCCGTCGAGAAGGCGTAGAGGGTCAGCTCCTCGACGCCGAGGTCGGCACACCAGTCGAGCACGCGCTCCGTCGTATCCGCGCCGGCTCGGTGGCCGTCGGGCGCGTCCTCGCCCTGCGAGCGCGCGTACCGCCGGTTGCCGTCCTGGATGATGGCGACGTGTTCGGGTGCGCCGGTGATCTCACGGCGGAGGAGCCCCTCGTAGGAGCGATCGAAGGCGGCCCGGAGCCGATCGGGGACGTTCACGCTGCCCCCACCTGGAACCCCGGAGAATATGTGTCTTGTGAGAGCCGCCAGCGTCGACGGTGCGTCATCGTCCGTTCCATCGGCGTACGGGCCTTCGTTACGGCTCCGCTAACTCCTCGACGACCTCGACCTCGCCGGTGAGCTGACGGTGCACGTACGGCATGTCGATCCCCTCCGCGTCGAACCGCTCCTTCACCGCCTGCACGTACTCCGAGCGAACGCGGACGAAGTCCGAGCGGTCCGGATCGTCGATCCAGAAGCGCGACTGGAGGCCGACTGCCGAGTCGCCGAGTTCGGTCAGGCGGACCGACGTCGCCGGGTCGTCGAGGATCTCCCCGTGGGCCTCGGCCTCCTCGACCAGGATGTCGGTCGCTTGGTCGATGTCGTCGTCGTAGCCGATGCCGAAGACGAACTTCTGGCGGAGCGTGTCGTACGCGACGGGGTTCTTCACGGCGTTGTTCGCCAGTTCCCCGTTGGGGACGGTGATCTGCTCGTTGTCGAAGGTCCGGACGCGCGAGACGCGGAGGTCGATCTCCTCGACGCGCCCGGCGGTGTCGTTCCACTCGATCCAGTCGCCGACCCGGAACGGCTCGTCCTTCAGGATGAACACGCCGGCGACGAAGTTGCCGATCAGGTCCTGCGCGGCGAAGCCGATCGCCAGCGCGAGCGCGCCGCCGAGGGCCGCGAACGCGGTCAACGAGGCGCCGGGGACGGCGACGCTGAACGCCACCGCAACGGCAGCGAACAGGACGATCCCGGCAGCGACGCTGTCGGCTAAGCCCAGCACCCCCTCGTCGAACCCGCGGGCCGAGAGCGCCCGTTTCACCAGCGGGACGAACGCCAGGCGACCGACAATGTAGACCAGGAGAAACGCGACGACGAAGTTGACGAGCTGTCGCAGGTACACTTCGGCGTCCGCGAACACAGCACCGACGTCGATTCCGACCTGTAGCGCGACTGGGTCCATCGGCATCGGCTTCGGACGGGCATATAAATAAACTGGTGACGCCGGAGAACGCGGGTGTTATCGGTCGTACTGGGGGGACTGGGGCCCGGTCGTGGAGGCTGACCGAACTCGCGCCCCTCAGTGATCGGCCTCGTGCGGGTTCAGCTCCGTCCCGTACCGCTCGGCGTGTTCGGTGTACTCGATGAACCGCGGGGCGTCCGGGTCGAACGGGCGTTCCAGCGACTCGAACGCCTTCTTCTTGTCCCACGACTGGAGGCCGCCGACGGCGGAGCGGTCCTCCAGGTCGTGGTAGTCGAGGTCCGGCTCCGTCAGCTCCCACGCCTTCAGCCCCCGCTCGGTGCGGACGATGACGCTGGAGTACTCGTCGCTCGACCCGACCGAACCGACCGTGAGGTCCGCGCAGTAGCCGGTGAAGTCGGCGCACTCGTCACAGCCCTTCAGCGCGGCGCCGTGGAACTCCTCGATGTCCTCCTCCAGCAGGAGGTCGCCGTCGTCGTCGTAGACGATCATGTCCCCGTGGAGGACGTCGAGCTTCCCGATCTCCTCGGGCTGGATGTCCCGCTTCTCGGCGAGCTGCTCGCCGACGAGGCGCTCGTAATTGAAGTTCTTCGTGCACATCAGCGCGATAGTGTAGTCGGCGGCGCGGACGCCCGCCTCCTGAGAGGCGTAGTCCCAGTCGAAGTCCTGCAGGGCGCGGATCCCCTCGATCTCGCAGGGCGTGCCGACGAGCGCCAGCGAGAGGTCCTCCGGGTCCGTCTCGGGGAGCTTCTCGGCCCACTGGTCGACGTCGACGTTCCCGAGCGCCATCGTCTGGTTGTAGAAGCTCCCCGCGTTCGCGATCAGCTCCTCCGGCGTCGTCGCGAGGAAGCTCTCGGCCTTCCAGGGCTCCTCCTCGGACTCGGTGGCGACGAGCGCGCCGTCGATCTCCCCGGCCTCCAGCAGGTGGATCAGGACCGACGTGACGAGCCCACCGTCCTGGGCGTTCTCGCGCCACGACTCCTCCACCTTCGCGGAGAACTCCGTGATGGGGTCGCCGGCGCCCTTCACGTTGTCCTCGCCGCCGGTGATCTTCCACTGGCGCTCGTAGCGCAGGCCGCCGCGCGGGCAGAAGTCCCAGCAGAGCGAGCAGCCGGTGCACATCTTCACCAGTTCCGGAAGACCGTCGTCGCCGATGCCGATGGAGTCGGACGGGCAGGAGGCGACGCAGGTTCCGCACTGGATACAGCGCCCCTCGTCGATGACGGCCGCGTCGAGCTCCATGAACCACGTCTTCCCGTCGGGCGTCTCGATGTCGTTCATCTCGTCCCGGATGGCGTAGCCGGGCGTGTCGAGGTCGATGCCGTCCGGGACCCCGACCCGCCTGTCCGGCCGGTCCGTCGAGAGGTCCTGGCTCCTCCCCTCGCCCGGCTCGGTGAACGACAGGTCGCCGAGGTTCCCCTCGCCGTCGACGTTCGCGGGGCGCGCGCCGCCGTCCGGGGCGGCAGTTCGCCTACCGTCGTCGATTCCAGCACGCTCGTCGGCACCGTCGCAGCCGCAGCTGCCGCCACAGCCGCAGACGCTAGCACCATCAGCCGTTCCGGTTTCGTCGCCACGCTCGCCACCGTCGCGCTCCGCTTCCCCCCGGTAGAACCGGATGGGCTTCGCGTCCGTCCGCTCGTGACCGGAGTGATCGGTTCGACCCCCGCGGCCGCCACCGCCGCTCGTCGGCGGCACGGTGGCCTCGTCGCCCGTCCCCCCGGACTCGGGGATTCGCGGGAGTGGCTGGTCCGCGGTCTCGTCCTCGTCGGAGGCGGTGTTCGGGACAGCATCCTCGACGAGTTCGGGCGCTGCGTCGGCGGGCGCGTTCACCCCACACTCCTCCCGGTGTTGCCCGTCAGTCATCGGCCGCGACACCTCCCGCGACGTTTGCCTCCGCACGCTGCATGAGCGCCCGAAGATCGTCGTCGTCGACGCGGCGGCACCACTCGTAGAACCGCTCGCCGTCACGTCGATCGTCCGCGTACGCCGCGAACAGTTCCGCCAGCGCCGGGATGACCGATCCGGCGGGCACCGCGGTCTCGACCCAGTCGAGGAACTCGTTATCCGTCCCGAGGCTCCCGCCGAGACCGAAGTCCATCCCCTCGACGATATCGCCGACCTCGCCGTCCTCTTCGACCTTGACCGTCTCCCCCCGGAAGCCGATGTCAGCGATCTGCGGCTGGGCACAGGAGGCCGAGCAGCCGGACATGTGCATCCGCACGACCTCAAGGTCGTCCGGGGTGTCGATGCGCCGGTCCAGTTCCCTCGCCCAGCGGCGGACGCGCTTTTTCGTCTCGATGATGCCGTAGTTGCAGAACTCCGAGCCGGTGCAGCCTACCGCGCCCCGCGAGAACGGCCCCGGGTCGGGCTGGTAGTCGGCCGCGAAGGGTTCGGCGAGCAGGTCGTCGACGTTCCCCTCGGGGACGTGCGTGATCAGGAAGTTCTGGTCGGTGGCGAGCCTGACCGTGGCGTCGTCGGTGCCGTACTCCCGGGCGGCGCGGGCGGCCGCGGCGAACTCGTCGCCGCCCATCCGGCCCGCGATGACGTTGAAGCCGACGTAGCACAGGCCGTCCCGCTTCTGCTCGTGGACGCCGACGTGGTCGCCGGTGTACCCCACGGTTCGGTCGGTCCCCCTCGTCGGGAGGTCGACGTCGCAGCGGTCGCGGACGGCCTCCTCGAACGTTTCGGGGCCGAGCTGCTGGACGAGGTAGCGCATCCGGCAGACGCCCCGGTTGTTCCGGTCGCCGAGTTCCTTGAACGCCTGGGCGACCGCACGACAGAACTCCACGGCGTCCTCCGGCGGAACGAACACGTCCAGCGGCGAGGCCATCCGCGGGCCGTCCGA belongs to Halorarum halophilum and includes:
- a CDS encoding nitrite/sulfite reductase, producing the protein MNSVERWKQEKHPLDVVDDVREYAEEGLAFDEIEARAGDGEWERLKWAGMYAHGRQDGYFMMRTKVPGGRLTPEQAEVIGEVADEYATAPPEHGGAEQNEIWGDAFLDITTRQDVQMHWIEVEDVPAIWERYDEVGLTTIQGCGDSARNVLGCPAAGLTDHECFDAQPVVDAVSDFFTENREYANLPRKFKLTITGCREDCAQSQINDVGLTPARKEVEGEELYGFHVRVGGGLSDGPRMASPLDVFVPPEDAVEFCRAVAQAFKELGDRNNRGVCRMRYLVQQLGPETFEEAVRDRCDVDLPTRGTDRTVGYTGDHVGVHEQKRDGLCYVGFNVIAGRMGGDEFAAAARAAREYGTDDATVRLATDQNFLITHVPEGNVDDLLAEPFAADYQPDPGPFSRGAVGCTGSEFCNYGIIETKKRVRRWARELDRRIDTPDDLEVVRMHMSGCSASCAQPQIADIGFRGETVKVEEDGEVGDIVEGMDFGLGGSLGTDNEFLDWVETAVPAGSVIPALAELFAAYADDRRDGERFYEWCRRVDDDDLRALMQRAEANVAGGVAADD